The Streptomyces uncialis genomic interval GCCTTACTGGCTCACCACGGAGGGCGGATCGGCCCCTGTGGCGTAAGCCGGGTCAGGTCGGCGACAAGTTCACTGAAGCGCGCCTCTCCCAGCGCTTCTCGCCATGGTGCGACGGCTGCCCGGGCAGCCTGGTCGGCGGCGCGAGTGGCAGCCCAACCGGCCTCGGTAAGCCCCAGGAGCCGGGCTCGGGCATCGTGCGGGTGAGGATGCCGCACCAGGTATCCCTTGCGGACCAGTTCCTCGACCAACTGGGCGCCGGCCTGCTTGGTCACCCCCAGGTGCTCTGCCAGGTCGGCCGTAGTGGCGTCGCCCAGGGAGATGCGGG includes:
- a CDS encoding MarR family winged helix-turn-helix transcriptional regulator; this translates as MDDALAFSAVVLALSGQLVQEIHARVSRQGFEDLRPAHGFAFARISLGDATTADLAEHLGVTKQAGAQLVEELVRKGYLVRHPHPHDARARLLGLTEAGWAATRAADQAARAAVAPWREALGEARFSELVADLTRLTPQGPIRPPW